The following coding sequences lie in one Proteiniborus ethanoligenes genomic window:
- the hslO gene encoding Hsp33 family molecular chaperone HslO, producing the protein MTISYKVIMQDYVIRAMDKEGNIRVFVALTTNLVNEARNIHNTTPTASAALGRTLTAAAIMGTMLKNEKEIVSIQFKGDGPLNTILAVGNSRGEVKGYVGNPDVELPLNERGKLDVGTAVGRNGKLIVIRDFGLKEPYIGQSNIVTGEIAEDLTNYFAYSEQQPSAVALGVLVDKDTSIKAAGGYIIQALPDATEEALDKLERRMSQVEPVSSLIEKGYTPEEILNYVCSDFNMEITDKSPVSLTCDCSVERIEKALIAIGKDELEKIIKEDGQAELVCHFCNEKYSFNKEELIKLLNEVIS; encoded by the coding sequence TTGACTATATCATACAAGGTTATTATGCAAGATTATGTAATAAGAGCTATGGATAAGGAAGGGAATATTAGAGTTTTTGTGGCACTTACAACAAACTTAGTTAACGAGGCTAGAAACATACATAATACAACTCCTACAGCATCAGCTGCTCTAGGTAGAACTTTAACAGCAGCAGCTATCATGGGGACTATGCTTAAGAATGAGAAAGAAATAGTGTCTATTCAATTTAAAGGTGATGGCCCCTTAAATACAATCTTAGCTGTGGGGAATAGTAGGGGAGAGGTAAAAGGGTATGTTGGAAATCCCGATGTGGAATTGCCATTAAATGAAAGAGGTAAATTAGATGTAGGTACTGCGGTTGGCAGAAATGGAAAGCTTATTGTAATAAGAGATTTTGGATTAAAGGAGCCTTATATAGGGCAATCAAATATTGTAACAGGCGAAATAGCTGAGGACTTGACTAATTATTTTGCTTACTCTGAGCAACAGCCGTCAGCGGTAGCATTAGGAGTGCTTGTAGATAAAGATACATCAATTAAAGCTGCTGGGGGATATATAATACAAGCATTACCTGATGCAACCGAAGAAGCTCTTGATAAGCTTGAAAGGAGAATGTCCCAGGTTGAGCCAGTATCCTCACTAATTGAAAAAGGTTATACTCCAGAAGAAATTTTAAACTATGTATGTAGTGACTTTAATATGGAAATAACAGATAAAAGTCCCGTTTCTCTTACTTGCGATTGTTCTGTTGAAAGGATAGAGAAGGCTTTAATTGCCATAGGAAAAGATGAACTAGAAAAGATAATCAAAGAAGATGGTCAAGCAGAACTAGTTTGCCATTTCTGTAATGAAAAGTATAGCTTTAATAAAGAAGAGCTAATTAAACTGTTAAATGAAGTAATATCTTAA
- a CDS encoding DUF6873 family GME fold protein, whose translation MFFNPFVPEDKASLAVIDGRADEEIKDNLIGHGLKIIETCRCEELYDSISYHPDIIMHPITPRKVIVAPNVYDYYSDILPFYGIEVIKGEKKLDRNYPDNIAYNVARISRYAIHNTRYTDEKLKYYIKKQGVDFINVNQGYTKCSLAIVSNTAVITSDLSIHKELIKHGIEVLIIKEGNIDLPGLNYGFIGGATGMFSKNELFISGELGHHPNYIEIINFLKKYNVKPIFLSNHKIVDIGSIITF comes from the coding sequence ATGTTTTTTAATCCTTTTGTCCCTGAAGACAAGGCTAGTTTAGCTGTTATAGATGGTAGAGCTGATGAGGAGATTAAAGATAATCTAATAGGTCATGGACTTAAAATAATAGAAACATGTAGATGTGAAGAGCTTTACGATTCTATATCTTATCACCCAGACATAATTATGCATCCTATTACCCCTAGGAAAGTAATAGTTGCTCCTAATGTATATGATTATTATAGTGACATATTGCCCTTTTATGGAATAGAAGTAATCAAGGGAGAGAAAAAACTAGATAGAAACTATCCCGATAACATTGCATATAATGTAGCAAGGATTTCAAGATATGCCATTCACAACACTAGGTACACTGATGAAAAACTGAAATATTATATAAAAAAACAAGGTGTAGATTTTATCAACGTAAATCAAGGATATACAAAATGCTCTTTAGCAATAGTAAGTAATACTGCTGTCATAACTTCTGATTTATCTATACATAAGGAGCTAATAAAACATGGTATAGAAGTGCTTATTATCAAGGAAGGCAATATCGATTTGCCGGGACTAAACTATGGCTTTATTGGAGGAGCCACAGGTATGTTTTCTAAGAATGAACTTTTTATATCAGGAGAGCTAGGTCACCATCCAAACTATATTGAAATAATTAATTTTTTGAAAAAATATAATGTTAAGCCTATTTTTTTGTCTAATCACAAAATTGTTGATATAGGCTCAATTATTACTTTCTAA